A stretch of the Thiocystis violascens DSM 198 genome encodes the following:
- a CDS encoding YceH family protein: MSAENASATPDALLNPIEARIVGCLMEKQRTTPEQYPLTLNSLVSACNQKSARHPVMNLTPGEVGHAVNRLRDRGLIHASLSGRSERFDHKLVGTFFLSRQEQALLCALMLRGPQTLGELRTNTARLADFADLDQVSTILRGMATRDHALVLELPRSPGKREERYAHLLCGQPRTEDLADVEPRTGASAGVAAQDSRIEALESEVASLRAELDRLWELTGLADQRGDA, translated from the coding sequence ATGTCCGCCGAGAACGCTTCCGCCACGCCCGACGCACTCCTGAATCCGATCGAGGCGCGCATCGTCGGTTGTCTGATGGAAAAACAACGCACCACGCCGGAGCAGTATCCGCTGACGCTGAACAGTCTGGTGAGTGCCTGCAACCAGAAGAGCGCCCGTCATCCCGTGATGAACCTGACACCGGGCGAGGTCGGGCATGCCGTGAACCGGTTGCGCGATCGCGGTCTGATCCACGCCAGTCTCTCCGGGCGCTCCGAACGCTTCGATCACAAGCTGGTCGGAACCTTCTTTCTCAGTCGCCAGGAACAGGCGCTCTTGTGCGCGCTGATGCTGCGCGGACCGCAAACGCTCGGCGAATTGCGGACCAACACGGCACGTCTGGCGGATTTCGCGGACCTGGATCAGGTTTCGACAATCCTGCGGGGCATGGCAACCCGAGACCATGCCCTGGTCCTCGAATTGCCGAGATCGCCCGGCAAGCGCGAGGAGCGCTACGCGCATCTACTGTGCGGTCAGCCAAGGACAGAGGATCTTGCCGACGTCGAGCCAAGAACGGGAGCGTCCGCAGGCGTTGCGGCGCAAGACAGCCGGATCGAGGCGCTGGAGTCGGAAGTCGCCTCCCTGCGCGCCGAGTTGGATCGGCTCTGGGAACTCACCGGGCTGGCGGATCAACGTGGGGATGCATGA
- the csm6 gene encoding CRISPR-associated ring nuclease Csm6, whose product MHATRSTSEEAPTHGPALYPRQVLLVVTGLSPQVVTETIYALWKQDPRLVPTEIHLITTVQGAEHARLNLLSPAIGWVERLRREYALPAIAFSPEHIHVIAGRDGRALEDIRSPDDNVCAADFITDLVRGFTDDARCALHVSIAGGRKSMGYFVGYALSLFGRAQDRLSHVLVSAPFESHREFYYPSLGGCRQK is encoded by the coding sequence ATGCACGCGACGAGATCAACCAGCGAGGAAGCTCCGACCCACGGACCAGCGCTCTATCCGCGTCAGGTATTGCTGGTCGTCACCGGTCTGTCCCCCCAGGTCGTGACCGAAACCATCTATGCCCTCTGGAAACAGGATCCCCGCCTGGTTCCAACCGAGATCCATCTCATCACCACTGTGCAGGGAGCCGAGCACGCGCGGCTGAATCTCCTCTCGCCGGCCATCGGCTGGGTTGAACGGTTACGGCGCGAATACGCCCTGCCGGCCATCGCCTTTTCGCCCGAACACATCCATGTCATTGCCGGTCGCGACGGACGCGCGCTGGAAGACATTCGCTCTCCCGACGACAATGTTTGCGCCGCCGATTTCATTACGGATCTGGTGCGCGGCTTCACCGACGATGCGCGCTGCGCGCTGCATGTCTCCATCGCGGGAGGGCGCAAGAGCATGGGCTATTTCGTCGGCTATGCCCTGTCGCTGTTCGGGCGCGCGCAGGATCGCCTCTCTCATGTGCTGGTGTCCGCGCCCTTCGAGAGTCATCGCGAGTTTTATTATCCCTCGCTCGGAGGGTGTAGACAAAAATAA
- the soeB gene encoding sulfite dehydrogenase subunit SoeB, translated as MTQLALVIDLNVCVGCHACVTSCKEWNTSGWAGPMVDQHPYDGSPTGTFFNRVQTFEVGVYPKTETVHFPKSCLHCEEPPCVPVCPTGASYKRPDNGVVLVDYDKCIGCKYCSWACPYGARELDEQQQVMKKCTLCIDRITDPKLSDRDRKPACVLACPTSARLFGDVHDPDAEVSIAIRERGGYQLMPEWGTKPANHYLPRRKMVMHIDQDELTRVDNPLRKEDLTTYTGEETLDDVAW; from the coding sequence ATGACTCAACTCGCACTCGTCATCGATCTGAATGTCTGCGTGGGCTGTCATGCCTGCGTGACCTCGTGCAAGGAATGGAATACCTCCGGCTGGGCCGGTCCCATGGTGGACCAGCATCCCTATGACGGCTCCCCGACCGGCACCTTTTTCAACCGGGTGCAGACCTTCGAGGTCGGCGTCTATCCCAAGACCGAAACGGTCCATTTCCCCAAGAGCTGCCTGCACTGCGAGGAGCCGCCCTGCGTGCCCGTCTGCCCGACCGGCGCCTCCTACAAGCGCCCGGACAACGGCGTCGTGCTGGTCGATTACGACAAGTGCATCGGTTGCAAATACTGCTCCTGGGCCTGTCCCTATGGCGCGCGCGAGTTGGACGAGCAGCAGCAGGTGATGAAAAAATGCACGCTTTGTATCGACCGCATCACCGATCCCAAGCTCAGCGACCGTGACCGCAAGCCGGCCTGCGTGCTCGCCTGCCCGACCAGCGCTCGACTGTTCGGCGATGTCCATGACCCGGATGCCGAGGTCTCGATCGCGATCCGCGAGCGCGGCGGTTATCAGCTCATGCCCGAATGGGGCACCAAGCCGGCCAATCATTACCTGCCGCGCCGTAAGATGGTCATGCACATCGATCAGGACGAACTCACGCGGGTCGATAATCCGCTGCGCAAGGAAGACCTCACCACCTACACCGGCGAGGAAACCCTCGACGACGTGGCTTGGTAA
- a CDS encoding fumarate hydratase, with the protein MTTIRETDFIQSIADALQFISYYHPRDYIQSLAAAYAAEESPAARDAMAQILVNSRMCAEGHRPICQDTGMVVVFLKIGMEVRWEATRGVQAMVDEGVRRAYRDPDNLLRASMVSPPIGTRKNTGDNTPAVVHCELVPGDGVEVRLAAKGGGSENKSKFAILNPSDSLVDWVLQTVPTMGAGWCPPGMLGIGIGGSSEKAMLLAKESLLGPIDIHELKARGPSDPIEELRLELYEKVNALGIGAQGLGGLTTVLDVKILTYPTHAASLPVAIIPNCAATRHLEFTLDGSGPVTLTQPSLDDWPEIVWDAATGARRIDLDGITREEIATWKPGDRLLLSGKLLTGRDAAHQRIADLLDRGEPLPDGVDLRNRFIYYVGPVDPVRDEVVGPAGPTTATRMDKFTERMLGATGLIGMIGKAERGPAAIESIKRHGAVYLMAVGGAAYLVARAIKSSRPIAFADLGMEAIREFEVADMPVTVAVDSRGESVHQTGPARWRNTAILNLTRTL; encoded by the coding sequence ATGACCACCATCCGCGAGACCGATTTCATCCAAAGTATCGCCGACGCGCTTCAGTTCATTTCCTACTATCACCCGCGCGACTACATCCAGTCACTGGCCGCCGCCTACGCGGCCGAGGAATCCCCGGCGGCGCGCGACGCCATGGCGCAGATCCTGGTCAATTCGCGGATGTGCGCGGAGGGTCATCGTCCGATCTGCCAGGACACCGGCATGGTGGTCGTCTTCCTGAAGATCGGCATGGAGGTGCGCTGGGAAGCGACGCGCGGCGTGCAGGCGATGGTCGACGAGGGCGTGCGCCGGGCCTATCGGGATCCGGATAACCTGCTGCGCGCGTCCATGGTCTCGCCGCCGATCGGCACGCGCAAGAATACCGGGGACAACACGCCGGCGGTGGTCCACTGCGAGCTGGTGCCCGGTGACGGGGTCGAAGTCCGGCTGGCCGCCAAGGGCGGCGGCTCCGAGAACAAATCCAAGTTCGCGATCCTCAACCCGAGCGACAGTCTGGTCGATTGGGTGCTGCAAACGGTCCCGACCATGGGGGCCGGCTGGTGTCCGCCGGGCATGCTCGGCATCGGTATCGGCGGCTCGTCGGAGAAGGCGATGCTGCTGGCCAAGGAATCGCTGCTCGGACCGATCGACATCCATGAACTCAAGGCGCGCGGCCCCTCCGACCCCATCGAGGAATTGCGGTTGGAACTCTACGAAAAGGTCAACGCGCTCGGCATCGGCGCCCAGGGCCTGGGCGGTCTGACCACGGTGCTGGATGTCAAGATCCTGACCTACCCGACCCACGCCGCCTCGCTGCCTGTGGCCATCATCCCCAATTGCGCGGCCACCCGTCATCTGGAGTTCACCCTGGACGGCTCCGGCCCGGTGACCTTGACGCAGCCCAGTCTGGACGATTGGCCCGAGATCGTCTGGGATGCCGCGACCGGCGCGCGCCGGATCGATCTCGACGGCATCACCCGCGAGGAGATCGCCACCTGGAAGCCCGGCGACCGGCTGCTGCTCTCCGGCAAACTGCTGACCGGGCGCGACGCAGCGCACCAGCGCATCGCCGACCTGCTCGACCGTGGCGAGCCGCTGCCGGACGGGGTCGACCTGCGCAATCGGTTTATCTACTACGTCGGCCCGGTCGATCCGGTGCGCGACGAGGTGGTCGGTCCCGCCGGTCCCACCACGGCCACCCGCATGGACAAATTCACCGAACGGATGCTCGGCGCAACCGGATTGATCGGCATGATCGGCAAGGCCGAGCGCGGCCCGGCGGCCATCGAGTCGATCAAGCGCCATGGCGCCGTCTATCTAATGGCCGTCGGCGGCGCGGCCTATCTGGTCGCCAGGGCGATCAAAAGCTCCCGACCGATCGCCTTCGCGGATCTCGGGATGGAGGCGATCCGCGAATTCGAGGTCGCGGACATGCCGGTCACGGTCGCGGTCGACAGCCGGGGCGAATCGGTCCACCAGACCGGCCCGGCGCGGTGGCGCAATACGGCCATTCTCAACCTGACCCGAACCCTTTAG
- the rimO gene encoding 30S ribosomal protein S12 methylthiotransferase RimO produces the protein MQNSSINPPNVGFVSLGCPKATVDSERILTQLRAEGYGIQPSYEGADLVIVNTCGFIDAAVEESLDAIGEALAENGRVVVTGCLGARAELVRQAHPQVLAITGPQALDEVMAAVHAQLPAPHDPFTSLVPSQGVKLTPRHYAYLKISEGCNHRCSFCIIPSLRGDLVSRGIGEVLDEAHRLVESGVRELLVISQDTSAYGVDLRHRTDIWKGRALRTHLTELARALSDLPAWIRLHYVYPYPHVDELIPLMGEGLILPYLDMPLQHGSERVLRAMRRPAATEKVLERLERWRAQCPELVLRSTFIVGFPGETEAEFAELLDFLRAARLDRVGCFAYSPVDGAAANDLPDPVPEPLKQERLERFMAVQADISREKLAARIGQRLTVLVDEVTEDAIIARSYADAPEIDGEVIIPGEWEIDLGDFIEVEVTDAGDHDLWARPVEALD, from the coding sequence TTGCAAAATTCAAGCATCAATCCCCCGAACGTCGGTTTCGTCAGCCTTGGCTGCCCCAAGGCCACGGTCGACTCCGAACGCATCCTCACGCAACTGCGCGCCGAGGGCTACGGTATCCAGCCAAGTTATGAAGGCGCCGATCTGGTGATCGTCAACACCTGCGGCTTCATCGATGCCGCGGTGGAGGAATCGCTGGATGCCATCGGCGAGGCGCTGGCCGAAAACGGACGGGTGGTGGTCACCGGCTGTCTGGGCGCGCGCGCCGAACTGGTGCGTCAAGCGCATCCCCAGGTGCTGGCCATCACCGGCCCCCAGGCGCTGGACGAGGTCATGGCCGCCGTGCATGCCCAACTGCCGGCGCCGCACGATCCTTTTACCAGTCTGGTGCCGTCACAGGGCGTGAAGCTCACGCCCCGACACTATGCCTATCTCAAGATCTCCGAGGGCTGCAATCATCGTTGCAGCTTCTGCATCATCCCCAGTCTGCGCGGCGATCTGGTCAGTCGGGGCATCGGCGAGGTGCTCGACGAGGCGCACCGCCTGGTCGAGTCCGGGGTGCGCGAACTGCTGGTCATTTCGCAGGACACCAGCGCCTATGGCGTCGATCTGCGTCACCGGACGGACATCTGGAAGGGTCGGGCGCTGCGGACGCATCTCACCGAACTGGCACGCGCCTTGAGCGATCTGCCCGCCTGGATCCGGCTGCACTATGTCTATCCCTATCCGCATGTCGACGAGCTGATTCCGCTGATGGGCGAGGGTTTGATCCTGCCCTATCTGGACATGCCATTACAGCATGGCAGCGAGCGCGTGTTGCGGGCCATGCGCCGCCCCGCGGCGACCGAGAAGGTGCTGGAGCGATTGGAGCGCTGGCGCGCGCAATGCCCGGAGCTGGTGCTGCGCAGCACCTTCATCGTCGGTTTTCCCGGCGAGACCGAAGCCGAATTCGCGGAATTGCTGGACTTTCTCCGCGCCGCCAGGCTGGACCGCGTCGGCTGTTTTGCCTACTCGCCGGTCGACGGCGCCGCCGCCAACGACCTGCCAGACCCCGTGCCTGAGCCGCTCAAACAGGAACGGCTGGAACGCTTCATGGCCGTCCAGGCGGACATCAGCCGCGAGAAGCTGGCCGCGCGCATCGGGCAGCGACTGACCGTGCTAGTGGACGAGGTCACCGAAGACGCCATCATCGCGCGCAGTTATGCCGACGCGCCCGAGATCGATGGCGAGGTCATCATTCCAGGGGAATGGGAGATCGATCTTGGCGATTTCATCGAGGTCGAGGTGACGGACGCGGGCGACCATGATCTGTGGGCGCGTCCGGTGGAGGCGCTGGATTAG
- the soeC gene encoding sulfite dehydrogenase subunit SoeC, with protein sequence MHPAFSVIFLTTLIGAGQGLFLAMVTGQLYAIARFLPVQADQFYAVGSLVALILLVAGLASSFFHLGRPERAWRAAAKWRTSWLSREVIVLPIVMALVFGYGVAHWMGWTQPLFRVGESLQVDATLLLGLLGTLASFALFVCTAMIYAGVKFLQEWHTPLTVVNFTFLGAASGFMLAAAYSAYIGNPLVTFFGTWAVILTLVGLVSRLAHLSRNAHLKRKSSVQTAIGVRHTAVVQKAQGATGGSFNTREFFHGQSESTVGTVRLVFLVLVFPVPILLIGAAYVTASPTLPILAFVAQYLGLMAERWSFFAEARHPQNLYYQSVA encoded by the coding sequence ATGCATCCCGCCTTTTCAGTCATCTTTCTGACCACGCTGATCGGTGCCGGTCAAGGTCTGTTCCTGGCCATGGTGACCGGTCAACTTTACGCCATCGCGCGTTTTCTGCCGGTCCAGGCCGATCAATTCTATGCGGTCGGCAGTCTGGTGGCCCTGATCCTGCTCGTCGCCGGGCTGGCGTCATCCTTCTTTCATCTCGGGCGTCCCGAGCGCGCCTGGCGGGCCGCAGCCAAGTGGCGTACTTCCTGGCTGTCGCGCGAGGTGATCGTCCTGCCCATCGTCATGGCCCTGGTCTTTGGCTATGGTGTCGCGCACTGGATGGGCTGGACTCAGCCGCTGTTCCGGGTCGGCGAATCGCTCCAGGTGGACGCCACGCTCCTGCTTGGCCTGCTGGGGACGCTGGCGAGCTTCGCGCTCTTCGTCTGCACGGCGATGATCTATGCTGGCGTCAAATTCCTGCAGGAATGGCATACCCCGCTGACGGTGGTGAATTTCACCTTCCTGGGGGCGGCTTCCGGTTTCATGCTGGCCGCCGCCTATTCCGCCTATATCGGTAACCCGCTGGTGACCTTTTTCGGTACCTGGGCGGTCATCCTGACCCTGGTCGGTCTCGTCTCCCGACTGGCGCACCTGTCGCGCAATGCCCATCTCAAACGCAAGAGTAGCGTGCAGACCGCCATCGGCGTCCGTCATACGGCGGTCGTCCAGAAGGCCCAGGGAGCCACGGGCGGAAGTTTCAATACCCGAGAGTTCTTTCATGGACAGAGCGAATCGACTGTCGGGACCGTGCGGCTGGTCTTTCTGGTGCTGGTCTTTCCGGTTCCCATCCTGCTGATCGGCGCCGCCTATGTCACGGCCTCGCCGACCTTGCCGATTCTCGCCTTCGTCGCGCAATATCTTGGCCTGATGGCCGAGCGCTGGTCATTTTTCGCCGAGGCCAGGCACCCGCAGAATCTGTATTACCAGTCGGTGGCTTGA
- a CDS encoding alpha/beta fold hydrolase, translating to MTSGRRRRARALPFVLGLICVLQGCATPSWNPRAVEAFAAGHGMERIEVTGTRFRHAIHARGNPIDASRIHVYLEGDGRPWETRDRIAADPTPRNPVALRLMARDPRPAIHVGRPCYHGFSTASGCSPWFWTQGRYGTEVTASMAAAIERLLPRQANRRITLIGYSGGGVLAMLMAERLAGVDRVISIAANLDIDAWTDHHGYSRLGGSLNPASRRPLDARIDQIHLVGGRDGQVPQSSLGAFLARNPQARIQVFPDFDHRCCWVEHWPAILADIERTLGAKPATP from the coding sequence ATGACATCGGGACGCCGTCGGCGCGCCCGCGCCTTGCCGTTTGTCCTTGGCTTGATCTGCGTGCTTCAGGGCTGCGCCACGCCATCCTGGAATCCGCGGGCGGTCGAGGCGTTCGCGGCCGGGCATGGCATGGAGCGCATTGAGGTAACGGGCACGCGCTTTCGGCATGCGATCCATGCGCGCGGCAATCCGATCGATGCGTCGCGGATTCATGTCTATCTGGAGGGCGATGGCCGGCCCTGGGAAACCCGTGATCGCATTGCCGCCGATCCCACGCCGCGTAACCCCGTGGCGCTCCGGCTGATGGCGCGCGATCCGCGGCCCGCGATCCATGTCGGACGGCCCTGTTACCATGGATTCTCGACAGCGTCGGGCTGTTCGCCCTGGTTCTGGACGCAGGGACGTTACGGCACCGAGGTGACCGCGAGCATGGCGGCGGCCATCGAGCGCCTTTTGCCGCGCCAGGCGAACCGACGCATCACCCTGATCGGATACAGCGGGGGAGGGGTGCTCGCCATGCTGATGGCCGAACGTCTGGCGGGTGTGGACCGCGTGATCAGCATCGCCGCTAATCTGGATATCGACGCATGGACCGACCATCATGGTTACAGCCGTCTGGGCGGCTCGCTGAATCCGGCGTCCCGGCGCCCGCTGGACGCGCGCATCGATCAGATTCATCTGGTTGGCGGACGGGACGGACAGGTGCCGCAAAGCTCGCTCGGCGCCTTTCTGGCGCGGAATCCGCAAGCCAGGATCCAGGTCTTTCCGGATTTCGATCACCGTTGCTGCTGGGTCGAACACTGGCCGGCGATTCTGGCGGACATCGAGCGAACATTGGGCGCGAAGCCGGCGACGCCATGA
- the soeA gene encoding sulfite dehydrogenase subunit SoeA, with protein sequence MQDPVAYSDSLVGRVEVKETTCYMCACRCGIRVHLRDGEVRYIDGNPNHPLNKGVICAKGSSGIMKQYSPGRITQPLRRKAGAERGASEFEVISWDEAFGMLTERLAKLRAEDPKKFALFTGRDQMQALTGMFAKQFGTPNYAAHGGFCSVNMAAGLIYTIGGSFWEFGGPDLERAKLFVMIGTAEDHHSNPLKIDIAALKRRGGRFISVNPIRTGYSAIADEWVPIKPGTDGALLLAIVNEIIKQGLFDREFLIQYTNSAELVVDDPERDNHGLFYRAEMHVEEGCFDPQNKLWWDREINGPISTHTPGAEPRLMGSYTLPDGTPVKPAFQLLKERVEQYTPEWAAPITGIPAETIRRLAHEMGVTARDQKIELPITWTDCWDNEHDSVTGNPVAFHAMRGMAAHSNGFQTIRALGILMTVLGTIDRPGGFRHKAPYPRPIPPCPKPPHGPEAVQPNTPLDGMPLGWPAKPEDLFVDADGEAVRIDKAFSWEYPLSVHGLMHNVITNAWRGDPYPIDTLLLFMANMAWNSSMNTSEVRKMLVDKQPNGEYKIPFLVVCDTFASETVAFADLVLPDTSYLERHDALSMLDRPISEFDGPVDAVRIPVLPPKGECKPFQDVLVELGSRLKLPAFTNADGSRKYRDYPDLIVNYETSPGSGIGFLAGWRGKSGDQFLKGEPNPRQWEMYAQNGCVFHHELPRSYQYMRNWNKGYLHWARAHGMIRYAEPITLHLYSEVLQKFRLAAQGKWPGRQPPERLRKRVETYFDPLPFYYDPLETQVTDPRRYPLNALTQRPMAMYHSWDSQNAWLRQIHSHNYLFLNPRVGLENGFGDGDWIWVESPHGRVRCMCRFSEAVEPGTVWTWNAIGKAAGAWGLGANADESRKGFLLNHVIAEELPPSAAGDHLSNSDPITGQAAWFDVRVRVYKAAPGEEKITSPQFKPMPRLPGQEKPRGKWQAYVAGVFGKKS encoded by the coding sequence ATGCAGGACCCAGTTGCTTACTCGGACAGTCTGGTTGGCCGAGTCGAGGTCAAGGAAACCACCTGTTACATGTGTGCCTGCCGCTGTGGCATCCGGGTGCATCTGCGCGACGGCGAGGTCCGCTATATCGACGGCAACCCGAATCATCCGCTCAATAAGGGCGTGATCTGCGCCAAGGGCAGTTCGGGGATCATGAAGCAGTACTCGCCGGGGCGGATCACCCAGCCGCTGCGGCGCAAGGCGGGGGCCGAGCGGGGCGCCAGCGAGTTCGAGGTCATCTCCTGGGACGAAGCCTTCGGGATGCTGACCGAGCGATTGGCCAAGCTGCGCGCGGAGGATCCGAAAAAGTTCGCGCTCTTCACCGGTCGCGATCAGATGCAGGCGCTGACCGGCATGTTCGCCAAGCAGTTCGGCACCCCAAATTACGCGGCCCACGGCGGTTTCTGCTCGGTCAACATGGCCGCCGGTCTCATCTACACCATCGGCGGTTCCTTCTGGGAGTTCGGCGGGCCGGACCTGGAGCGCGCCAAGCTCTTCGTGATGATCGGCACCGCCGAGGATCATCATTCCAACCCGCTCAAGATCGACATCGCCGCCTTAAAGCGTCGGGGCGGGCGTTTCATCTCGGTCAATCCCATCCGCACCGGCTATTCGGCCATCGCCGACGAGTGGGTGCCGATCAAGCCCGGCACCGACGGGGCATTGCTGCTCGCCATCGTCAACGAGATCATCAAGCAGGGGTTGTTCGACCGTGAGTTTCTGATCCAGTACACCAATTCCGCCGAGCTGGTGGTGGACGATCCGGAACGCGACAACCACGGGTTGTTTTACCGCGCCGAGATGCATGTGGAGGAGGGCTGTTTCGACCCGCAGAACAAGCTCTGGTGGGATCGCGAGATCAACGGCCCGATCAGCACTCACACGCCGGGCGCCGAACCGCGTCTGATGGGCAGCTACACCCTGCCGGATGGCACCCCGGTCAAGCCGGCGTTCCAGTTGCTGAAAGAGCGCGTCGAGCAGTACACCCCCGAATGGGCGGCGCCGATCACCGGCATCCCCGCCGAGACCATCCGCCGACTGGCCCACGAAATGGGCGTGACGGCGCGCGATCAGAAGATCGAGCTGCCGATCACCTGGACCGACTGCTGGGACAACGAACATGACTCGGTGACCGGCAACCCGGTCGCCTTCCATGCCATGCGCGGCATGGCGGCACATTCCAACGGTTTCCAGACGATCCGGGCGCTCGGCATCCTGATGACCGTGCTCGGCACCATCGACCGTCCGGGCGGGTTCCGCCACAAGGCGCCCTATCCGCGTCCGATCCCGCCCTGTCCCAAGCCGCCGCATGGCCCCGAGGCGGTGCAGCCGAATACCCCGCTCGACGGCATGCCGCTCGGCTGGCCCGCGAAGCCCGAGGATCTGTTCGTGGACGCGGACGGCGAGGCGGTACGTATCGACAAGGCATTCTCCTGGGAGTATCCGCTCTCGGTTCACGGCCTGATGCACAACGTCATCACCAATGCCTGGCGCGGCGATCCCTATCCGATCGACACCCTGCTGCTGTTCATGGCCAACATGGCCTGGAACTCGTCGATGAACACCAGCGAAGTGCGCAAGATGCTGGTCGATAAGCAGCCTAACGGCGAGTACAAGATCCCCTTCCTGGTGGTCTGCGATACCTTCGCCTCCGAGACCGTCGCCTTCGCCGATCTGGTGCTGCCCGATACCAGCTATCTGGAGCGTCACGACGCGCTCTCCATGCTCGACCGCCCGATCTCCGAGTTCGATGGCCCGGTGGACGCGGTGCGCATCCCGGTGCTGCCGCCCAAGGGCGAGTGCAAGCCATTCCAGGATGTCCTGGTCGAGCTTGGCTCGCGGCTCAAGCTGCCGGCCTTCACCAATGCCGACGGCAGTCGCAAGTATCGCGATTATCCGGATCTGATCGTCAACTACGAGACCTCGCCCGGCTCCGGGATCGGCTTCCTGGCCGGCTGGCGCGGCAAGAGCGGCGACCAGTTTCTCAAGGGCGAGCCGAATCCGCGCCAGTGGGAGATGTACGCGCAGAACGGCTGCGTCTTCCACCATGAACTGCCGCGCAGCTATCAGTACATGCGCAATTGGAACAAGGGCTATCTGCACTGGGCGCGCGCGCACGGCATGATCCGTTACGCCGAGCCGATCACGCTGCATCTCTATTCCGAGGTGCTCCAGAAGTTCCGGCTCGCCGCGCAGGGCAAATGGCCCGGACGTCAGCCGCCCGAGCGTCTGCGCAAGCGGGTCGAGACCTACTTCGATCCCTTGCCCTTCTACTATGATCCGCTGGAGACGCAGGTCACCGATCCCCGGCGCTATCCGCTCAACGCGCTGACCCAGCGGCCCATGGCGATGTACCACAGTTGGGACAGCCAGAACGCCTGGCTGCGCCAGATCCACAGTCACAACTATCTGTTCCTGAATCCCCGCGTGGGCCTGGAGAACGGCTTCGGCGACGGCGACTGGATCTGGGTCGAGTCGCCGCACGGCCGGGTCCGCTGCATGTGTCGCTTCTCCGAGGCGGTCGAGCCCGGCACCGTCTGGACCTGGAACGCCATCGGCAAGGCCGCCGGCGCCTGGGGGCTGGGAGCAAACGCCGACGAGTCGCGCAAGGGCTTCCTGCTCAACCATGTGATTGCCGAGGAGCTGCCGCCCAGCGCGGCGGGCGATCATCTCTCCAACTCCGATCCGATCACCGGACAGGCCGCCTGGTTCGACGTGCGGGTGCGGGTCTACAAGGCCGCCCCCGGCGAGGAGAAAATCACCTCGCCCCAGTTCAAGCCCATGCCCCGTTTGCCGGGTCAGGAAAAGCCGCGTGGCAAATGGCAGGCCTATGTGGCTGGCGTCTTCGGAAAGAAATCATGA
- the ispH gene encoding 4-hydroxy-3-methylbut-2-enyl diphosphate reductase, protein MTILLANPRGFCAGVDRAIAIVDRVLERYGAPVYVRHEVVHNRYVVEDLRQRGAIFIEDLAEVPGGATLVFSAHGVPQQVRQEAEARGLRVFDATCPLVTKVHLEVARYCKNGIAVILIGHRGHPEVEGTLGQCLGSGGAIRLVETADEIAGLDIPDPERLAYVTQTTLSVDDSRAIIEALRARFPAIQGPKKSDICYATQNRQDAVRELASRCDLLLVVGSPNSSNSNRLRELSERQGCTAYLIDGPEDIRRDWLAQSPRIGLTAGASAPAILVEQVIARLQEWGADGIEEQDGIREQVVFPLPRELAADTSATLE, encoded by the coding sequence ATGACGATCCTTCTCGCCAATCCCCGCGGTTTTTGCGCCGGCGTCGACCGTGCCATCGCCATCGTCGATCGCGTCCTCGAACGTTATGGCGCGCCCGTCTATGTCCGTCATGAAGTGGTGCATAACCGCTACGTAGTCGAGGATCTGCGACAGCGTGGCGCCATCTTCATCGAGGATCTGGCGGAGGTTCCCGGCGGCGCCACCCTCGTCTTCAGCGCCCACGGCGTCCCGCAACAGGTGCGTCAGGAGGCGGAAGCGCGCGGGCTGCGGGTCTTCGACGCCACCTGTCCGCTGGTCACCAAGGTGCATCTGGAAGTCGCGCGCTATTGCAAAAACGGCATCGCCGTCATCCTGATCGGACATCGCGGACACCCGGAGGTCGAAGGCACGCTGGGGCAGTGTCTCGGTAGCGGCGGCGCCATTCGTCTGGTGGAAACGGCCGACGAGATCGCGGGACTCGACATCCCCGATCCCGAGCGCTTGGCCTATGTCACCCAGACGACGCTCTCGGTGGATGACAGCCGCGCGATCATCGAGGCCCTGCGGGCGCGTTTCCCCGCCATCCAGGGGCCGAAAAAGAGCGATATCTGCTACGCCACCCAGAACCGGCAGGACGCGGTGCGCGAGCTTGCCAGCCGCTGCGATCTGCTGCTGGTGGTGGGTTCGCCCAACAGCTCCAACTCCAATCGGTTGCGCGAATTGTCCGAGCGACAGGGCTGCACCGCCTATCTGATCGACGGCCCCGAGGATATTCGCCGCGACTGGCTCGCCCAGTCTCCGCGCATCGGCCTGACCGCGGGCGCCTCGGCGCCCGCGATCCTGGTGGAACAGGTCATCGCCAGACTCCAGGAGTGGGGCGCGGACGGCATCGAGGAACAGGACGGCATCCGCGAGCAGGTCGTGTTTCCGCTCCCGCGCGAACTCGCCGCGGACACCTCCGCCACCCTGGAATAG